Below is a window of Fimbriimonadia bacterium DNA.
TATCGAGCCTCCCCCGACACGTCCTTGCCCAGAGCGATCAGCAGGCGCGCCGGATGCCCCATCACCTCTTTGCGCGCAAGCACTTCCTTCAGCGAAACGCTGCCGGGATTGTCGTTCGGGACCTCCACGCCAATGGCCGATTTGCCGGGGATGGGAGCTTCGACGCGCAGCCCGATAGCCGCAAGGCTCATCGCGAGGTTGTCCGCGAGGCTGACGATCTTCTGCACCTTGATCCCGGGCCCCAGCCGAATCTCGTAGCGTGTCACCGTCGGCCCTTGGGCCACCTCTACGACGTCTGCCTCGATCCCGAACTCCTCCAGCGTGGTCTCCAGCACCTCGATCTTCTTCCCCACCTCGCTGATGCCGGCCTTGTCCGCAGGCGGGGCATCGTGAAGAAGGGACAAGGGCGGCAGCACGTAGCCCTCGCGCTTCTCGCCCTCGAGGTTGGCAGGAGGCGTCCGCGGCGGCTTCGGTGGCTCTGCTATCGTAGGCTTGGGGCGTTCTCGTGAGGCGGGCATCTCGACGAGTGCGGTCTCGGTGGGCTCGACCGTCGTCTCGCTATTTGGACGTAGTCGAGCGGCAACGCTACGGGTTCCGTTCGGTGCAGGACGAAGTCCGTTCGCGGCTCGTTTGCGACGCACCACGGTGGACAGCCGTGTGTAGAGGCCGATTGCGCCACGCTCTACCAGCGAGAAGAGCGGGAACGAGGTCGCGGTGACGAGGCCCAGTACGCCGATGGCTCCGATGGCTACGGGCGCAGCAGCCCCAATCGCGAAGTGCAGGGCCGCTCGAAGACCCGCCCCGACGTACCCGCCGCCGGTCATCAGGGTCTCCGGGTCGAACCACGAACCGAAGACGTCCCTGCGTGCCGCGAACCCGAGTACGCACAGCACCATCAGCACGAGACCGCCGGTGAAGCTAGGTAGGCGTATCTCCCGCCCAAAGGCCACGGCGCACGCAAGCATCCATAGCGCAGGGGGAACGAGCCACGCACCTACACCGAAAAGCAGTCGGAATAAGTCCGCAGCGGCCTGGCCGACGACGCCGCGGTCCGCGAGCAGGAGCCCGCCACCCACGACAACGCCTGCGAGGAACAGCACGATCGCTCCGACGTCGCGATGCGTCTTCCTCCGCTTGTTCGCATCCTTGCGGACCGCGGGTGCCTTTCGAGTGCGTGTGGCCAAAGCTCCCTTCCTACTGGGGATTATAGCAGAGGCTGTGAGTGGGCTCGGCCCCCTGTGCCACAATCGGTGCATGGCCCAAGTGAGGGTGTATGTTAGGTTGAAACCCGCTTTGCTCGATACGGCGGGACGCACCGTGGAGACCGCCTTGCATCGCATGGGTTGGCCCACCGTCTCCAACATGCGCATCGGCAAGCTCATCGAGTTCGAGATGGATGGTGGGGACGAGCAGGCGGTGCGTGAGATGTGTTCCAAGCTCCTCGCCAACCCGGTGATCGAAGACTACTCCATCGAAGTGACGACGCCGTGAGGGTTGCCATCGTCCGCTTTCCGGGGTCCAACTGCGACCAAGATGCATTTCATGCCGTGAGAAAGCTCGGCCACGAATCGGAGTACGTGT
It encodes the following:
- a CDS encoding DNA translocase FtsK 4TM domain-containing protein; its protein translation is MATRTRKAPAVRKDANKRRKTHRDVGAIVLFLAGVVVGGGLLLADRGVVGQAAADLFRLLFGVGAWLVPPALWMLACAVAFGREIRLPSFTGGLVLMVLCVLGFAARRDVFGSWFDPETLMTGGGYVGAGLRAALHFAIGAAAPVAIGAIGVLGLVTATSFPLFSLVERGAIGLYTRLSTVVRRKRAANGLRPAPNGTRSVAARLRPNSETTVEPTETALVEMPASRERPKPTIAEPPKPPRTPPANLEGEKREGYVLPPLSLLHDAPPADKAGISEVGKKIEVLETTLEEFGIEADVVEVAQGPTVTRYEIRLGPGIKVQKIVSLADNLAMSLAAIGLRVEAPIPGKSAIGVEVPNDNPGSVSLKEVLARKEVMGHPARLLIALGKDVSGEARYADLAKMPHILIGGATNAGKSVALASFIATLLMRNTPKDVRLVLIDPKRVELSLFDGIPHLMCGVVKEVKKTASVFKALLNEMDRRYDVLSSKGVRNIDGYNQKVSYNERLPYIVVVVDELADLMMQQGAEIEHCICRLAQLARATGIHLVLATQRPSVDVITGTIKANISSRIAFAVSSAIDSRTILDGTGAERLIGRGDMLYLPIDASKPMRIQGCFISEADISAIVDHWKQQEEPSYLLTPVETEGTSSNGVDENGDDDPLYMEAVRLVVSAGQASTSMLQRKFKIGYQRAARLVDMMEQRGVVGPMDGPRPREILISRSEWAELYGEQL
- the purS gene encoding phosphoribosylformylglycinamidine synthase subunit PurS gives rise to the protein MAQVRVYVRLKPALLDTAGRTVETALHRMGWPTVSNMRIGKLIEFEMDGGDEQAVREMCSKLLANPVIEDYSIEVTTP